One stretch of Arachis hypogaea cultivar Tifrunner chromosome 20, arahy.Tifrunner.gnm2.J5K5, whole genome shotgun sequence DNA includes these proteins:
- the LOC112784634 gene encoding protein JASON isoform X1, protein MRWLGLILRFVFRSFYRATMGSFFSCFRGRDNRHLPTNATTATTAALSRQSKTNDAVVSRNRLSTLFLSEVREESACNEGKSFGTGSQIHEKGHKDEAMFLKASEKLKVSPSCGKDSEPSRFHSWRPNTSADKVRLDNQPFNPPTPKKCSEDWRKRTDSLEQTPSSCISNTQNTRRDSLDSSEGSKTGNLHASEPPNKEGEYKLSPYPIPLKLPDEMQTPETVFETAQSQFRYPKQAENEKSKKVLNENESKVEESLSSWLKPASVILEERNKRMEMANSHTRKAPSDRPIIGMVAAHWNEDEESHFPPPKWWDGNGIPNSTNKYKEDQKVNWHAMPFEERLEKALSEESSISQRKDFCGKPIAFNENEENDTAVSQFQSSPHPQSVVSF, encoded by the exons ATGCGCTGGTTAGGTCTGATTCTGAGGTTCGTGTTCCGATCCTTCTACCGCGCCACCATGGGTagcttcttttcttgctttagaGGCCGTGACAACCGTCACCTTCCCACTAATGCCACCACCGCCACCACCGCAGCGCTTTCTCGTCAGTCCAAAACCAAC GATGCTGTGGTCTCTCGAAATCGGCTGTCTACTTTGTTTCTCTCTGAAG tgaGAGAAGAATCTGCTTGCAATGAGGGGAAGAGTTTTGGTACAGGATCTCAGATTCATGAGAAGGGACATAAGGATGAG GCCATGTTTCTCAAAGCATCTGAGAAGCTGAAAGTATCACCTTCCTGTGGCAAAGATTCTGAGCCTTCAAGGTTTCATTCTTGGCGTCCCAACACGTCAGCCGATAAAGTTCGGCTAGATAATCAACCATTCAATCCCCCAACTCCCAAGAAATGTTCTGAAGATTGGAGGAAAAGAACAGATTCTTTAGAACAAACACCAAGCAG CTGTATCTCCAATACACAAAATACTAGACGTGACTCTCTTGACTCTAGTGAAGGAAGTAAGACAGGGAACCTTCATGCTTCAG AACCCCCAAATAAGGAGGGTGAATATAAATTATCACCTTATCCCATCCCTTTGAAGCTACCTGATGAAATGCAAACACCAGAAACTGTCTTTGAGACAGCTCAGTCGCAATTTCGGTATCCCAAGCAGGCAGagaatgaaaaatcaaagaaagtcTTGAATGAAAATGAATCAAAGGTGGAAGAAAGCTTGTCTTCATGGCTGAAGCCGGCGTCAGTAATTCTAGAGGAGAGAAACAAGAGAATGGAAATGGCGAATAGTCATACTCGCAAAGCTCCATCTGATAGGCCTATCATTGGAATGGTTGCTGCGCATTGGAACGAAGACGAGGAATCTCATTTTCCTCCTCCTAAGTGGTGGGATGGTAATGGGATACCAAACTCAACCAATAAGTACAAGGAA GATCAGAAAGTGAACTGGCATGCAATGCCATTTGAAGAAAGGTTGGAGAAAGCGTTGTCTGAAGAGAGTTCCATATCTCAAAG GAAGGATTTTTGTGGAAAACCAATTGCTTTTAATGAGAATGAAGAAAATGACACAGCAGTGTCTCAGTTTCAGTCATCACCGCATCCCCAATCCGTTGTGTCATTCTAA
- the LOC112784634 gene encoding protein JASON isoform X2: MFLIYKHSREVSLADVGLAIVAHMKMAMFLKASEKLKVSPSCGKDSEPSRFHSWRPNTSADKVRLDNQPFNPPTPKKCSEDWRKRTDSLEQTPSSCISNTQNTRRDSLDSSEGSKTGNLHASEPPNKEGEYKLSPYPIPLKLPDEMQTPETVFETAQSQFRYPKQAENEKSKKVLNENESKVEESLSSWLKPASVILEERNKRMEMANSHTRKAPSDRPIIGMVAAHWNEDEESHFPPPKWWDGNGIPNSTNKYKEDQKVNWHAMPFEERLEKALSEESSISQRKDFCGKPIAFNENEENDTAVSQFQSSPHPQSVVSF, from the exons ATGTTCCTCATTTATAAACATTCTAGAGAAGTATCCTTGGCAGATGTAGGACTTGCAATAGTGGCACATATGAAAATG GCCATGTTTCTCAAAGCATCTGAGAAGCTGAAAGTATCACCTTCCTGTGGCAAAGATTCTGAGCCTTCAAGGTTTCATTCTTGGCGTCCCAACACGTCAGCCGATAAAGTTCGGCTAGATAATCAACCATTCAATCCCCCAACTCCCAAGAAATGTTCTGAAGATTGGAGGAAAAGAACAGATTCTTTAGAACAAACACCAAGCAG CTGTATCTCCAATACACAAAATACTAGACGTGACTCTCTTGACTCTAGTGAAGGAAGTAAGACAGGGAACCTTCATGCTTCAG AACCCCCAAATAAGGAGGGTGAATATAAATTATCACCTTATCCCATCCCTTTGAAGCTACCTGATGAAATGCAAACACCAGAAACTGTCTTTGAGACAGCTCAGTCGCAATTTCGGTATCCCAAGCAGGCAGagaatgaaaaatcaaagaaagtcTTGAATGAAAATGAATCAAAGGTGGAAGAAAGCTTGTCTTCATGGCTGAAGCCGGCGTCAGTAATTCTAGAGGAGAGAAACAAGAGAATGGAAATGGCGAATAGTCATACTCGCAAAGCTCCATCTGATAGGCCTATCATTGGAATGGTTGCTGCGCATTGGAACGAAGACGAGGAATCTCATTTTCCTCCTCCTAAGTGGTGGGATGGTAATGGGATACCAAACTCAACCAATAAGTACAAGGAA GATCAGAAAGTGAACTGGCATGCAATGCCATTTGAAGAAAGGTTGGAGAAAGCGTTGTCTGAAGAGAGTTCCATATCTCAAAG GAAGGATTTTTGTGGAAAACCAATTGCTTTTAATGAGAATGAAGAAAATGACACAGCAGTGTCTCAGTTTCAGTCATCACCGCATCCCCAATCCGTTGTGTCATTCTAA
- the LOC112786736 gene encoding pentatricopeptide repeat-containing protein At4g14850-like, with the protein MVVVQHSNFLGSLLESAVASHCSLFGRAVHAQILKTHHTPLPSFLCNHLVNMYSKLDHLTSAQHVLSLTNTRTVVTWTSLISGCVHNARFVSALHHFSNMRRECISPNDFTFPCVFKALSSLQMPVTGKQVHALALKGGMIYDVFVGCSAFDMYSKTGLLIDASKMFDEMPGRNLATWNAYISNAVLDGKLLDAIGAFKELLCLNGEPNSITFCAFLNACSDMSSLELGRQLHAFVIRGGYREDVSVSNGLVDFYGKCGDIMSAEMVFSRIGRKNVVSWCSMLAALVKNHEEERACMVFMRAREEGVEPTDFMISSVISACAELGGLEFGRTVHALSVKACVEENIFVGSTLVDMYGKCGSIENAEQVFGEMPMRNLVTWNALMGGYAQQGDVDMALHLFEEMTLGNCGITPSYVTLVSILSACSRAGAVERGMQIFESMRVNYGIEPGSEHYACVVDLLGRSGFVERAYELIKRMPIHPTISVWGALLGACRMHGKTKLGKIAAEKLFELDPDDSGNHVILSNMLASAGRWEDATLIRKEMKEIGIKKNVGYSWIAVKNKIHVFQAKDNFHEKNHEIQAMLDKLKGEMKKAGYVPDTNLSLFDLEEEEKASEVWYHSEKIALAFGLIALPLGVPIRITKNHRICGDCHSAIKFVSGIVGREIIVRDNNRFHRFKDGWCSCKDYW; encoded by the exons ATGGTGGTGGTGCAACATTCGAACTTCCTTGGCAGCTTGTTGGAGTCGGCTGTTGCAAGCCACTGCTCTCTGTTTGGTCGTGCTGTCCATGCACAAATTCTCAAGACACATCACACCCCTCTCCCTTCCTTCCTTTGCAACCATCTAGTCAACATGTACTCCAAACTCGACCATCTTACGTCTGCCCAACACGTTCTCTCTCTCACCAACACTCGCACCGTCGTCACTTGGACCTCCCTCATTTCCGGCTGCGTTCACAATGCCCGTTTTGTCTCTGCCCTCCACCACTTCTCTAACATGCGCCGTGAGTGCATTAGCCCCAACGACTTCACTTTCCCGTGCGTCTTTAAGGCTTTGTCTTCGCTACAAATGCCTGTTACCGGGAAACAGGTTCACGCCCTTGCGTTAAAGGGTGGCATGATTTATGATGTCTTTGTTGGGTGCAGTGCCTTCGATATGTACAGTAAAACTGGCCTCTTAATTGATGCTAGCAAGATGTTCGATGAAATGCCTGGCAGAAATTTGGCCACATGGAATGCTTATATTTCCAATGCAGTGCTTGATGGAAAGCTCTTGGACGCGATAGGTGCATTTAAAGAGTTACTTTGCCTGAATGGAGAGCCGAATTCGATCACATTTTGTGCATTTCTTAATGCATGTTCTGATATGTCAAGTTTGGAGCTCGGGCGTCAGTTGCATGCTTTTGTAATTCGTGGTGGATACAGGGAGGATGTTTCTGTTTCGAAtgggcttgttgatttctatggaAAGTGTGGGGATATCATGTCTGCTGAGATGGTTTTTAGCAGGATTGGGCGGAAAAATGTTGTTTCTTGGTGTTCTATGCTTGCTGCTCTTGTGAAAAACCATGAGGAAGAGAGGGCTTGCATGGTCTTCATGCGAGCTAGGGAAGAAGGTGTTGAACCAACGGATTTCATGATATCAAGTGTGATTAGTGCTTGTGCTGAGCTTGGAGGGCTTGAATTTGGCAGGACAGTACATGCACTGTCTGTCAAAGCATGCGTCGAGGAGAATATATTTGTTGGGAGTACACTTGTTGACATGTATGGAAAATGTGGAAGCATTGAGAATGCAGAGCAAGTCTTTGGTGAAATGCCTATGAGGAACTTGGTAACTTGGAATGCACTGATGGGTGGATATGCGCAGCAAGGTGACGTAGACATGGCTTTGCATCTATTTGAGGAGATGACATTGGGTAACTGTGGTATAACACCAAGTTATGTGACACTAGTTTCTATATTATCAGCTTGTAGTAGAGCTGGGGCAGTGGAGAGAGGGATGCAGATATTTGAGTCCATGAGAGTAAACTATGGAATTGAACCAGGCTCTGAGCATTATGCGTGTGTTGTGGACCTTTTAGGGAGATCTGGTTTTGTTGAGCGCGCATATGAACTTATAAAAAGAATGCCAATTCATCCCACTATTTCAGTATGGGGGGCTCTACTTGGGGCTTGTAGGATGCATGGGAAAACAAAGTTAGGAAAAATTGCAGCAGAGAAATTATTTGAGCTTGATCCTGATGATTCTGGCAACCATGTAATACTATCTAACATGCTTGCATCTGCTGGCAG ATGGGAAGATGCTACTCTTATCAGGAAGGAAATGAAAGAGATAggtattaaaaaaaatgttggcTATAGTTGGATTGCTGTCAAGAACAAAATTCATGTTTTTCAAGCAAAGGATAATTTTCATGAAAAGAACCATGAAATTCAGGCAATGCTAGATAAGTTGAAAGGAGAAATGAAAAAAGCTGGATATGTTCCTGACACCAATTTATCGCTCTTTGacttggaagaagaagaaaaggcttCAGAAGTTTGGTATCACAGTGAAAAGATTGCTCTTGCTTTTGGCCTCATAGCCCTGCCTCTTGGTGTTCCCATACGGATTACAAAAAATCATAGGATTTGTGGAGATTGCCATAGTGCCATTAAGTTCGTCTCAGGAATTGTTGGTAGAGAAATTATTGTACGAGACAATAATCGTTTCCATCGGTTTAAAGATGGTTGGTGCTCTTGTAAAGACTATTGGTGA